A window from Cellulomonas sp. C5510 encodes these proteins:
- a CDS encoding ferredoxin family protein gives MRTTSIPDRLAANSYVTDEEQPHIRVDQELARRTGCGDRLIAVCPAKVYTREADGTVGVEHAACLECGACFAVADPGVLEWTYPRGGFGIAFREG, from the coding sequence GTGAGGACGACGTCGATCCCCGACCGGCTGGCGGCCAACAGCTACGTCACCGACGAGGAGCAGCCGCACATCCGCGTCGACCAGGAGCTCGCGCGCCGCACCGGCTGCGGCGACCGGCTGATCGCCGTGTGCCCCGCGAAGGTCTACACGCGTGAGGCGGACGGCACGGTCGGCGTCGAGCACGCCGCGTGCCTCGAGTGCGGCGCGTGCTTCGCCGTCGCCGACCCCGGCGTCCTGGAATGGACCTACCCGCGCGGCGGCTTCGGCATCGCCTTCCGGGAGGGCTGA
- a CDS encoding FAD-dependent oxidoreductase, whose protein sequence is MTAEPDFDVVVVGAGIAGCVTAYRLAQAGRSVALVERGAVPGSKNLSGGVLYSRGLEEVFPDLLERAPIERRITRNYLQLLNAESAVGIDYQDRRLAEPVNAVTVLRARFDPWLAEQCEEAGADLLSGVRVDEVLREDGRVVGVRAGEDELRAHVVVAADGVNSFVARGAGLRGREPLHHLALGVKAVVALPEERLRERFHLTGDEGVAYAVVGDCTRGVGGGGFLYTNRASLSVGVVLRLDDLVAKREDSAAVFDHFLAHPFVAPLLEGGEVVEYGSHLVAEGGLAMLGEVVTDGMVVVGDAAGLTINTGLTVRGMDLAVASGVAAASAVGQALDTGDTSRDGLAGYRRELLDSTAGRDLQTYAKAPAFLERERMYHDYGALLGDVLHRVYDHDLTPRRHLLDVARAELRRSPVRVRDLVRDGLAGVRAL, encoded by the coding sequence GTGACCGCCGAGCCGGACTTCGACGTCGTCGTCGTCGGCGCGGGCATCGCCGGGTGCGTGACCGCGTACCGGCTGGCGCAGGCCGGGCGGTCCGTCGCGCTCGTGGAGCGCGGCGCGGTGCCGGGCTCCAAGAACCTGTCCGGCGGGGTGCTGTACTCGCGCGGCCTGGAGGAGGTCTTCCCGGACCTGCTCGAGCGCGCGCCGATCGAGCGCCGCATCACCCGCAACTACCTCCAGCTGCTCAACGCCGAGTCCGCGGTCGGCATCGACTACCAGGACCGCCGGCTGGCGGAACCTGTGAACGCGGTGACCGTGCTGCGCGCCCGGTTCGACCCGTGGCTCGCCGAGCAGTGCGAGGAGGCCGGCGCCGACCTGCTGTCGGGCGTGCGCGTCGACGAGGTGCTGCGCGAGGACGGCCGCGTCGTCGGTGTCCGCGCGGGGGAGGACGAGCTGCGGGCCCACGTCGTCGTGGCGGCGGACGGGGTGAACTCGTTCGTCGCCCGGGGCGCGGGCCTGCGCGGACGCGAACCGCTGCACCACCTCGCGCTCGGCGTGAAGGCCGTCGTCGCGCTGCCCGAGGAGCGCCTGCGCGAGCGGTTCCACCTGACCGGGGACGAGGGCGTCGCGTACGCCGTGGTCGGGGACTGCACGCGCGGGGTCGGCGGGGGCGGGTTCCTGTACACGAACCGCGCGTCGCTGTCCGTCGGCGTGGTGCTGCGCCTGGACGACCTGGTGGCGAAGCGCGAGGACTCGGCGGCGGTGTTCGACCACTTCCTGGCGCACCCGTTCGTCGCACCGCTGCTCGAGGGCGGCGAGGTCGTCGAGTACGGCAGCCACCTGGTCGCCGAGGGCGGCCTGGCCATGCTCGGCGAGGTCGTCACCGACGGCATGGTCGTGGTGGGCGACGCCGCCGGGCTGACGATCAACACCGGGCTCACGGTCCGGGGGATGGACCTCGCGGTCGCCTCGGGTGTCGCGGCGGCGTCGGCCGTCGGCCAGGCGCTCGACACCGGCGACACCTCACGGGACGGCCTGGCCGGGTACAGGAGGGAGCTCCTCGACTCGACCGCCGGGCGGGACCTGCAGACCTACGCCAAGGCGCCGGCCTTCCTGGAACGGGAGCGGATGTACCACGACTACGGAGCGCTGCTGGGTGACGTCCTGCACCGCGTGTACGACCACGACCTGACCCCGCGCCGCCACCTGCTCGACGTGGCGCGCGCCGAGCTGCGGCGCTCGCCCGTGCGGGTGCGGGATCTGGTCCGCGACGGCCTGGCGGGGGTGCGGGCGCTGTGA
- a CDS encoding electron transfer flavoprotein subunit alpha/FixB family protein — protein MTTYILTAGDARIGRLAELAAGTTTAVVVGDAQTAAAVARTPGVDRVLRVEPAPGAPVETCAGAVAALVADAEPALVLAAPRPADRVLAGAVAARLSAPVLTMVRTVAVGDGGVDVTRSVFGGIAEQTERVTGTAVVVTDGGAAGEGGSAPVVDAVVAPADPGVVVTATRVAERASVDLSRASRVVAAGRGVRRQEDLALVEGLAAALGAEVACSRPLAEGVGWLPHDRYVGVTGQHVAPELYVAAGVSGQLQHVVGARGAGTVVAINTDPGCPYFAEADYCVVGDLYEVLPALTEALAGAAGAGAAS, from the coding sequence GTGACCACCTACATCCTCACCGCGGGCGACGCCCGCATCGGCCGCCTCGCCGAGCTGGCGGCCGGCACCACCACCGCCGTGGTCGTCGGCGACGCGCAGACGGCGGCCGCCGTCGCACGCACCCCCGGCGTCGACCGGGTGCTGCGGGTCGAGCCCGCGCCCGGAGCCCCCGTGGAGACCTGCGCCGGCGCCGTGGCCGCCCTCGTCGCCGACGCCGAGCCCGCGCTCGTGCTGGCCGCGCCCCGACCGGCCGACCGCGTGCTCGCCGGGGCCGTCGCGGCGCGCCTGTCGGCGCCCGTCCTCACCATGGTCCGCACCGTCGCGGTCGGGGACGGGGGCGTCGACGTGACGCGGTCGGTCTTCGGCGGCATCGCGGAGCAGACCGAGCGGGTGACGGGCACGGCCGTCGTCGTCACCGACGGCGGCGCCGCCGGCGAGGGCGGTTCCGCGCCCGTCGTGGACGCCGTGGTGGCGCCCGCGGACCCGGGCGTCGTCGTGACGGCCACGCGGGTCGCGGAGCGCGCGTCGGTCGACCTCTCCCGCGCTTCCCGCGTGGTCGCGGCCGGCCGGGGCGTCCGCCGCCAGGAGGACCTGGCGCTCGTCGAGGGGCTCGCCGCGGCGCTCGGCGCCGAGGTGGCGTGCTCCCGGCCGCTCGCGGAGGGCGTCGGCTGGTTGCCGCACGACCGGTACGTCGGGGTCACCGGCCAGCACGTCGCGCCCGAGCTGTACGTCGCCGCCGGGGTGTCCGGGCAGCTCCAGCACGTCGTGGGCGCCCGCGGCGCGGGGACCGTCGTCGCCATCAACACCGACCCGGGGTGCCCGTACTTCGCGGAGGCCGACTACTGCGTGGTGGGCGACCTGTACGAGGTGCTCCCGGCGCTGACCGAGGCGCTGGCCGGTGCGGCGGGCGCGGGGGCGGCCTCGTGA